The genomic interval TGTGGCGCGCCTTTTAGCGTGGCGACACCGAAAAGATAACGCGGCGACACCGAAAATGCTATAATGGTCTAAACCCTTATGGAGTATAGGAAAATGCCGAGAGCGAAAGGAACAGGCAAAGGCCCCACCGAGCGGTTCAACATCAGGCTCGATGAGGACACGGCGGGGTTCTACCGAACCAAGGCGAACGAGCACGGAATCAGCATTTCCGAGTTTTTGCGCCAAACGCTGGTGCAGGGCGTGATCGCGGAAAACGTGCAAGACATCGAGCAGCGCCTGCGCCGCCTTCTCGATGAAATCCGCACTGGCGGGCAAGGTGGCGGCAAGGTCGAGATTCCCGACGATTTGCTACTTTCGGTCTTCACCGCCGAGAACATGCTGGCCGCGATTGTTGAGGCCAAGGATGTGCAGCAGTTGTACGAAGCGCAGAACAAGGCGAAGGCCAAGCTCAAGCGACTGAAAGGAGGCTGAAATGGCAAAGCGTGAGGAAAAGGGGAGTGCGGGCAGCTTCTCCCGTGGGGCCGAGTTGTGGATGCACCAAGCCCGGCTGTTCGTGGTGGCGATCTGGACGGTTGTGCTGATTTCCATCCTGGCCGGCTTGGGCGTGACAACCGCCTACTTCTGGAATGCGACGACGGCAGACGAAAAGTACGCACTGGAGCGGAACGTACTCGCGCACACACGGGACGCGCTCTACATGACGGCCGGCAAGATGGAGCTGAACGTCAACGGCGAGCTGCGGAAGCTGGAAGTGTCCGAAGTGGCTTTGCTGACCGATGACATGGCCGACGATGCGTGGCGCAAGCTGCGCAACGGCGGCTTGTTTGGCGTGCTGACATCCATCGGCGTGGTGTTCCTTATCTCGCTCTACTGGTGGGGATACGGGCGCGAGAAGATGCAGGACAACCAACTGCGCGGGGCCAAGCTGGTGGAAGGAAACGAGCTTGCGCGGCTGATCCGGCACCGGGACGAAGCCAGCCCGTATGAGATTGCCGGTGTGCCCATGCGCGTGAAGTCCGAGACGCTGCACACGCTGTTTGCGGGTGCGCAGGGCACAGGTAAGTCACAGCAGTTTTTCGCGCTCATGAAGCAGGTGCGTGCGCGCGGAAAACGGATGATCGTCTATGACCCGACAGGCGAATTCACCCAGGCGTTCTACCGGGAAGGCAAAGACATCCTGATGAACCCGCTGGACGCCAGAAGTCCGAACTGGAACATCTGGAACGAGATTGCCAAGGACTACCATTTCGACAACATGGCGAACGGCCTGATTCCCGATCCGGCCGAAGCCGATCCGTTTTGGGCGCTGGCGGGCCGGATGGTTCTCAAGGACGTTATCGCGGTTTTGGGCCGCGAGGGCCGCCGCACGAACCGCGACCTCTACAACGCAATCGCCAAGAGCAACCTGGACGCCATGCACGCGCTGTTGCAGGGAACGGCCGGCGCAACCTATGTTGACCCGACGACCGAGCGCACGGGCATGTCGCTCAAAATGACGGTTCAGAACCAGCTCGAAGCCTTCCGGTTTTTGCCTGACGAGGGCGAGGCGTTCTCCATCCGCAAGTGGGTGCATGAGGAAGGCGATTCGTGGATGTTCATCACGGCGCGCGAAGCTATGCGGGAGGCGCTGAAGCCTGTCCTGTCGCTGTGGATCGACACCGCAATCAAGGCCGTGCTCGACCTGGAGCCGATCCACCGTGAGCGGCTTTGGTTCTGCATTGACGAGCTGCCGACACTTCAGAAACTCGACATCCTGAAGCTGGCCCTGACCAACACCCGGAAGTACGGTTTGTGCATGGTGCTGGGCGTTCAGGATTTCAGCCAGCTCTACGAAATCTACGGGCACGATCTGGCTAAGACGATCATTTCCGGTTGTCAAACCAAGCTGCTGCTGCGCGTGACGGACGGCGCGGCAGCGAAGCTGTTGGCGGAATTGATGGGGCAGGCCGAGGTGGACGAGAAGGACGAAACCTTGAGCTATGGCCTTAGTTCCCAGCGCGACGGCGTGAGCGTGATGGCGCGCCGTCAGATGCGCGACCTTGTGCTGACTTCGGAGATTTTGACGCTGCCTGATATGACCGGCTATCTGCTGGTTCCGGGCGACTATCCCATTGCCCGCGTCAAGTACGGCTACGTGCCGACCGAGAAAAAGGCCAACGGCTTCATCGAGCGCGACGGCTTTGCGATCAGCTTCAAACCGACCACAGCGGCCGCTGCGCCGGCACCTGCGCCCGCACCGGCCGATGCACACCAAGCCGCTGCGCCCGAGTCGGCCGATATGCTGGACGACGACGACATGGACGCGCCGGCTACGGTGGAAGTCATGCGCAACGAGAACGGCGATGTGATCGACAAGGAAACCGGCGAAATCATCAAGCCAGCCGCTCAGGTTTCGCACGCGAAAGACAAGCCGGAAGCGAAGCCGGGCGACCAGGGCAAGAAACCCAATCCGCTGGCTGACGCGCTATAGGAGGGACACCGGATGACAACTCAAAGACGGGCATTTCTACATTCCGTCGCGGCCGCCTGCTTGGCGGCTTTTTGCGTTTCCGTGCAGGCCGAGCCTGACTTGCTGCAACCCGATGAAGCCTTCCGGGTTTTCGCTCGCCGGGTGGAGGCTCGCGTGGTGGAGCTGGAGTACATCATCGCGCCGGGCTATCACCTGTACCGCGACCGCTTTAGCTTCAAAACGGACAATCCGGCCGTCACGGTGGCCGGGGTGGAGCTGCCGCCGCCGCAGGAAAAGTTCGACAAGGCGATGGGCCAGAACATGCGCTACTACACCGAGCGGGTGGCGGTGCGTGTGCGCCTGGCTGGGGCCAATCAGACCGTCAAGCTGGTGGCCACGGCGCAGGGCTGCGCGGCCATTGTGGGTGTGTGCTATGCACCGATCACCAAGGCGTTCAGCGTGCCGGCAATGGGAGGAAAACAGGGATGATTAGTATGAACAACGTGGGCAGCGCCGGGCAGGCACTGCACTACTTTTCCGCTGACAACTACTACACCCAGGACGAGGGCTTGGAGCATTCCGAATGGTTCGGCAAGGGGGCCGAGCACCTTGGGCTTTCCGGCAAGATCGACCGTCAAGCCTTCTTCGAGGTGTTGAACGGAAAGGTGGAAGGTCAGGAGCTGGGCAAGTGGGTCAAGAACGAGGAAACCGGCGAGAAGGAACGCGAGCACCGGCCGGGCACCGACATGACGTTTTCTGCGCCCAAGAGTGTTTCGCTCATGGCCGAGGTGTACGGCAAGCGGGAGGTTCGGGAAGCGCATGAGGCGGCAGTCAAAAAGGCACTCAGCCACATAGAAACCGAGCTGGCCAGGACGCGGCAAACCATGGACGGGAAGACCGAGGCGGTGCAGACCGGCAACGTGACCGTGGCCATGTTCCGGCACAACACAAGCCGCGACCTCGACCCGCAGACGCATACGCACGCCGTCATCATGAACGCCACCAAGCGGGAGGATGGGCAGTGGCGCTCCCTGACCAACGAGGAAATCTACAACGCGCAGCGCGTCATCGGAGCCATCTACACGTCCGAGCTGGCCGACCGGCTCCAGGCGCTGGGCTACGACATTCGCCGCACCGACGAGAAGGGCAACTTCGAGATTGCCGGCATCACCCGCGAGCAGATCGAGCACTTCAGCCAGCGCCGGGCCGAAATCGAGGCGGCGCTGAAAGCCAAGGGCGTGGACATCGACGACGCCAGCGCGCAGCAGAAGGAGGACGCCACGCTGAAGACCAGGGCGCGCAAGGTGGACGTGGATCACGAAGCCCTGATCGGGAGCTGGAAGGAGCGGGCCAAAGAAATCGGGATCGACTTCGACGCCATCCAGGCGAAGGCCGACGCGCAGCGCGCGCAGGGAGGCGTGATCCGGGCCGACAAGCTCACCGGCCGGGAGGCGATGTCCTTTGCGGCTGCGCACCTGATCGAGCGCGAGGCCGTGGTATCAAAGAACGACCTCATGGCGGCGGCCATCGAGCACGGGGCAGGGCGCGTTTCAGCATCGGAAGTGAAGCGCGCCTTCGACAAGCTGGAGAAGGACGGCGATCTGGTGGCCTTGCCTGACGGCAACTACACGACCAAGAAGATGCTGGGCAGCGAAATGTGGGCGCTCGACCAAGTGCGCGCACAGAAGGGCCAGACGCCGAAGATGATGGAGCCGGAGGCCGTGGCCGCGCGGATAGCGCAGGCCGAGGGCCGGCAGGGCTTCAAATACAGCGATGGACAGAAGGAGGCTATCAGCAAGGTACTGACCACTGAAGACCGCTACGTGGCCGTGCAGGGCCTTGCTGGGACGGGTAAGACCACCATGCTCAAAGGCGTGCGCGAAATGGCGCAGGAGCAGGGCTACACGGTGCGCGGCATGGCCCCGACCGGCGCGGCCAGCAAGGTGCTGGCCAGGGAGACGGGCATTGCTACCGATACCGTCTCGATGTTCCAGATCAAGGAGCGGCAGCTACAGAAGGACATCGAGTTTGCCAAGCAGTACGCGCCCGATTTCGAGCGCAAGGCCGAACTCTGGATCGTGGATGAATCGTCCTTCCTGTCGCAGCGCCAGAAGGCCCAGCTCGACCACATGGCCGAGAAGGCCGGGGCCAAGGTGGTGTACCTGGGCGATACGCTCCAGTTGCAGGGCGTGGAGGCCGGCAAGCCCTTCGAGCTGGCCCAGCGCGACGGCATGGAAACCGCCTACATGACGGAAATCAACCGGCAGAAGACGGCCGACCTGAAGCAAGCCGTGGACATCATCACCGGCCGCGACAACCTGGGGGAAGGGCAGCGGCTGACCCAAGTGGAGCTGGCCAACAACGCGCGCGCTTTCGAGTACATGGACAAGGCAGGGATGATCCGGGAAATCCCGGAGAAGTCCGAGGAAGACAAGGGCCGCTTGATTTCGGCCGTGGTGCAGGACATCTTGAAACTCGACAAGGCCGAGCGAGAGCGCACCATCGTCATTACCGCCTATAACGAAGACAGGCGGGCCATCAATGCCGGCGTGCGCGAGGGCCTGAAGGAGCAGGGCGAGCTTTCGCGCTCCGAGGACACGCGGGAAATCTACACCTCGAAGGGCTGGACGCGCGCCATGCAGAAGGAGGCCCAATACTACAAGGCCGGCGATGTGGTGCGCTTCGGGCGCGACTATCAGCAGATCGACGCCAAGAAGGGCGAGTACATGCGCGTGTCAGCCGTGGATGCGCCCAATGGCACTGTGGTGCTCCAGAAGGAAGATGGCTCCGTCATCGCGTGGCAGCCCAAGAAGCACAACAAGATCGAGGTGTACGACCGCGATACCCGCGAGTTGGCCAAGGGCGATCTGATCCGCATCACCCGCAATGAAGGCGAGTTCAAGAACGGCGAGGTGGCGCGCGTCACGGCCGTGGCCGGCGACAAGGTGACGCTGGAGCTGAAGCAGGGCAAGGACGTGTCGCTGCACCAAGTCGATCTGTCGCGCAACAAGCATTGGGATCACGCCTACGCGCAGACGGTTCACGCCTCCCAGGGGGCTACCCAGCACCGGGCCATCTTCCACATCCGCGCGCCTCAGACCGAGAGCGAGAAGAAGCAGGAGCGGGCGCTGGAGAACATGGCCAAGGTTTTCGGGGATCGCAGCTTCTACGTGGGGGCTACGCGGGCCTCGCATGAGCTGCGCATCTACACCAACGACAAGACGGTGGCGGCAAAGGCCGTGGCGGCCAAGCAGGACAAGACCAGTGCGGTGGAAACCATCCGGCAGCACGAACGGGCCACGGCCATCACGGCCGACAAGGTGGGAGAACGCCCGGTGTCGCCGCAGCGGAACGGTGACGTACAAAGGTAATCCCGATAAAATGTCAACTTACGCGCGCTGGTCTTGACTGACTTTCGCGCGCGAAAGTTGGCGGCTGGTTCCGCTTTTCGCCAGTAGGCAAGTCGGCTTAGACTTGTGTGATAAACCTTTGACTATGCTAAAGAACAAGCCATGACCGACCGCAAGGACGCCGAGAAGTCGGCCGACGAGCAGGGAGCAAAACGCCGTAGAACCCGCAATTATGGCGACCGCCGGACGGTATCCCTGCGGATGGACCCCGACCTGCACGAGCGCATGATGGACTTGTGCGACGACCTGAAAATCCCCGCCAACACCTACATATCAGGGCTTATTGAGAACGACCTGAAGAAGCGCAAAAAGTGACCGCGCCATAGCCGCCTCACCCAAATTGCCGGGGTGCGGGGAACCCGAATATCATGTGGGGTTCTTCGGTAGATTCAGGGAGAGGTGCGCGTGTCTATTATTTCAACGATCAACTGGAAACGTCTGGCCTCAGTTTTTGTGCCGGGCGTTTTGATCGCCGCAATCAGCATCTATGTGCTGGGGTTTCGCGCCCCGCCTTCCCCTGATCTTCGCGTTCTGCCCGGCAAGGCACTGGCGGCCTACGACGACTTCTACCCGATCCGCGCCGATGATGCCGGGGCGCTGTACCTGGATCGAGAGCTGTTCGTGAAGGCGGTCAACTACCTGTCCGAACACCCATCGCCGCGCGCAGTGGCCGACCTGATCTACCTGGGCAACTCCAACAACGTCACCCTGTTGCTGGACGGGCCGACCAAGGCCAAGTACCTCATGCTGACGCAGAAGCCAGACTACGCGGCGCTGGCGGAGGTGGATCGGGAAAAGGATCGCATCTTCCAGTCCTACGCGGACATCGTGAACGGCATTGGCCAGACGTTTGCGGGCACGCCGGTAGAGATTGTCCTGCACGATACCCGGAACCCGCTGCGCTCGATTGTGGCGGTGCAGAACTCCATTTCCGGGCGCAGGCTGGGCGACACCAATACCAACTTCGGCCTCCAGCTCATCAAGAACTACAGCTACGGCGAAGGTCAGGGGCAAGGGCGAGGTGCTTCGTTTGTCAGCTACGACCTCACTCTAAAAGACGGCCGCGCGGTGAAGTCCACCACGATCCCGATATTTCATGACGTGTACGGTCTGATCGGGTTTATCTGCATCAACATCGACATATCCAAAATGGACAAGAAACACCCGGAATATGTCGAGCATTTTGTTGATGCCTTCAAGGCGACTATCGCCAATGACGCTATCAACGAAATGATCCAGAACAGCAAGCGCAAGAACTGATTTTCTCAACCCTCTCTGCAAAGGAAATGAATATGGACGCTGGAGCCATTCAAGAGCACCTGGAGCTGCTGCAATTCGATTTGGCGCGCCCGCTGCTGGTCATGAAGGCCCCCAAGGGAATTCTCGGCTGCGGTTATATCAACGTGGAAACCTGCAACAAGACGGGCGAGGTTTGCGCCATTGTCACCGGGGTAAATAGCTTTGACGACATGCGCAAAGCCAAGGTGGTGGCCACATCGAACAAGGCGGTGGAGCTAGGTATCCAAGTCGGTGAAACTGGCCAAGACGCCCTGAACAAGATGCGGTGATTTGCCGGGCCGCCTGGAGAACGGAGCGAGGCCGTGCAAGCGGAAGTGATCTTCTATACGAGCTGCGCCTTTCTGCTGACTGTGTTTGTGGTCAGCATGGTGTTGGCTGCGCGCGGCAACCAGGCGGCCCAATATTTCCTGTGGGTATGGGCGGCGCTGATGATTCTGGCGCTGCCACTCATGAACCGGGCCAACATGATTTCGCACATAGCGGCTGGCCTGATGCTCGTATTCTTCCTCTACGTGCTCTACATAACCGTTCGCTACGGGATGGAGCGCGTGGACGTGTCCCACGAAGAAACCCGCCGCGTCCTGGCCGAATCGAACCGGCGCATTGACGAGGAACGGCGCACGCTCGCGCGCCGGCTGCACGACGAGGTAAATCCCCAGCTCCTGCTAACGCGCAACGTGCTCGCGCAACTTGGGCCGCTGGTGGCCGACAATGGACGGGCCGCCGAGCTGCTGGCCAACGCCTCGGGGATGCTCAACGATGCCTACGCCGAAATGCGAGACATCATCAAGAACACGCGGATCGAGGTTATCGACTCCATCGGCTTTACTGCCGCCCTGGAGTCGCTGGTGGCCCACTACGCGAACATTTCCGAGAAGCCGGCCATCGCCCTGGAGCACAACCTACCGAAGCGGCCGGCGCTGTCGGAAACGGCGGCAGTCAGTGCCTACAAGATCATCCGCGAGGCGATTTTCAACGCCATCAAGCACTCCAACGCGGCCCAAGTGCGCGTCAGCATCCAGCACAACAAGGCGCTGGATACCTACAAGGTGGAAATCACCGACGACGGGGTAGGGATGAAAGCCACAGCTCGCAATGGGGAGCACGCCGGCATCGGGTTGATCGACATGCGCGAGCGCGTGCGTGTGCTGGGCGGTACGCTGAAAGTGCAGGCGGCCGATCCTGCCAATCAGAAGCGGCCAGGGACGAAGCTCAGTTTTTCGTTTTCAGGGCAGTCGTCGTAATGCCGTGGCGAATGGCCAGCTTGGTTATATCGGCCTGACTTTCGACGCCCAGCTTGGCTTTCACA from Cupriavidus basilensis carries:
- a CDS encoding plasmid mobilization protein — encoded protein: MPRAKGTGKGPTERFNIRLDEDTAGFYRTKANEHGISISEFLRQTLVQGVIAENVQDIEQRLRRLLDEIRTGGQGGGKVEIPDDLLLSVFTAENMLAAIVEAKDVQQLYEAQNKAKAKLKRLKGG
- a CDS encoding type IV secretion system DNA-binding domain-containing protein, with amino-acid sequence MAKREEKGSAGSFSRGAELWMHQARLFVVAIWTVVLISILAGLGVTTAYFWNATTADEKYALERNVLAHTRDALYMTAGKMELNVNGELRKLEVSEVALLTDDMADDAWRKLRNGGLFGVLTSIGVVFLISLYWWGYGREKMQDNQLRGAKLVEGNELARLIRHRDEASPYEIAGVPMRVKSETLHTLFAGAQGTGKSQQFFALMKQVRARGKRMIVYDPTGEFTQAFYREGKDILMNPLDARSPNWNIWNEIAKDYHFDNMANGLIPDPAEADPFWALAGRMVLKDVIAVLGREGRRTNRDLYNAIAKSNLDAMHALLQGTAGATYVDPTTERTGMSLKMTVQNQLEAFRFLPDEGEAFSIRKWVHEEGDSWMFITAREAMREALKPVLSLWIDTAIKAVLDLEPIHRERLWFCIDELPTLQKLDILKLALTNTRKYGLCMVLGVQDFSQLYEIYGHDLAKTIISGCQTKLLLRVTDGAAAKLLAELMGQAEVDEKDETLSYGLSSQRDGVSVMARRQMRDLVLTSEILTLPDMTGYLLVPGDYPIARVKYGYVPTEKKANGFIERDGFAISFKPTTAAAAPAPAPAPADAHQAAAPESADMLDDDDMDAPATVEVMRNENGDVIDKETGEIIKPAAQVSHAKDKPEAKPGDQGKKPNPLADAL
- a CDS encoding protein-disulfide reductase DsbD N-terminal domain-containing protein, producing MLQPDEAFRVFARRVEARVVELEYIIAPGYHLYRDRFSFKTDNPAVTVAGVELPPPQEKFDKAMGQNMRYYTERVAVRVRLAGANQTVKLVATAQGCAAIVGVCYAPITKAFSVPAMGGKQG
- the mobF gene encoding MobF family relaxase, which codes for MISMNNVGSAGQALHYFSADNYYTQDEGLEHSEWFGKGAEHLGLSGKIDRQAFFEVLNGKVEGQELGKWVKNEETGEKEREHRPGTDMTFSAPKSVSLMAEVYGKREVREAHEAAVKKALSHIETELARTRQTMDGKTEAVQTGNVTVAMFRHNTSRDLDPQTHTHAVIMNATKREDGQWRSLTNEEIYNAQRVIGAIYTSELADRLQALGYDIRRTDEKGNFEIAGITREQIEHFSQRRAEIEAALKAKGVDIDDASAQQKEDATLKTRARKVDVDHEALIGSWKERAKEIGIDFDAIQAKADAQRAQGGVIRADKLTGREAMSFAAAHLIEREAVVSKNDLMAAAIEHGAGRVSASEVKRAFDKLEKDGDLVALPDGNYTTKKMLGSEMWALDQVRAQKGQTPKMMEPEAVAARIAQAEGRQGFKYSDGQKEAISKVLTTEDRYVAVQGLAGTGKTTMLKGVREMAQEQGYTVRGMAPTGAASKVLARETGIATDTVSMFQIKERQLQKDIEFAKQYAPDFERKAELWIVDESSFLSQRQKAQLDHMAEKAGAKVVYLGDTLQLQGVEAGKPFELAQRDGMETAYMTEINRQKTADLKQAVDIITGRDNLGEGQRLTQVELANNARAFEYMDKAGMIREIPEKSEEDKGRLISAVVQDILKLDKAERERTIVITAYNEDRRAINAGVREGLKEQGELSRSEDTREIYTSKGWTRAMQKEAQYYKAGDVVRFGRDYQQIDAKKGEYMRVSAVDAPNGTVVLQKEDGSVIAWQPKKHNKIEVYDRDTRELAKGDLIRITRNEGEFKNGEVARVTAVAGDKVTLELKQGKDVSLHQVDLSRNKHWDHAYAQTVHASQGATQHRAIFHIRAPQTESEKKQERALENMAKVFGDRSFYVGATRASHELRIYTNDKTVAAKAVAAKQDKTSAVETIRQHERATAITADKVGERPVSPQRNGDVQR
- a CDS encoding PAS domain-containing protein; this translates as MSIISTINWKRLASVFVPGVLIAAISIYVLGFRAPPSPDLRVLPGKALAAYDDFYPIRADDAGALYLDRELFVKAVNYLSEHPSPRAVADLIYLGNSNNVTLLLDGPTKAKYLMLTQKPDYAALAEVDREKDRIFQSYADIVNGIGQTFAGTPVEIVLHDTRNPLRSIVAVQNSISGRRLGDTNTNFGLQLIKNYSYGEGQGQGRGASFVSYDLTLKDGRAVKSTTIPIFHDVYGLIGFICINIDISKMDKKHPEYVEHFVDAFKATIANDAINEMIQNSKRKN
- a CDS encoding YunC family protein codes for the protein MDAGAIQEHLELLQFDLARPLLVMKAPKGILGCGYINVETCNKTGEVCAIVTGVNSFDDMRKAKVVATSNKAVELGIQVGETGQDALNKMR
- a CDS encoding sensor histidine kinase, with the protein product MQAEVIFYTSCAFLLTVFVVSMVLAARGNQAAQYFLWVWAALMILALPLMNRANMISHIAAGLMLVFFLYVLYITVRYGMERVDVSHEETRRVLAESNRRIDEERRTLARRLHDEVNPQLLLTRNVLAQLGPLVADNGRAAELLANASGMLNDAYAEMRDIIKNTRIEVIDSIGFTAALESLVAHYANISEKPAIALEHNLPKRPALSETAAVSAYKIIREAIFNAIKHSNAAQVRVSIQHNKALDTYKVEITDDGVGMKATARNGEHAGIGLIDMRERVRVLGGTLKVQAADPANQKRPGTKLSFSFSGQSS